One Spinacia oleracea cultivar Varoflay chromosome 4, BTI_SOV_V1, whole genome shotgun sequence DNA segment encodes these proteins:
- the LOC110799971 gene encoding uncharacterized protein isoform X2: MIDDIDNAKHARLIRKHILAQRRNRRGLASSPFPRDVQQRVAIQNLESTNGTQQRQILDLNIQQQTHQYARLHSNDGKDKAKLARFLRKNIMIQRRNGRASTSRSSSIDVRRLVTASIGIRQRQNLELHVQQQTHQSGLVKIDDGKDKAKVARLLRKDILTQRRNRRASTSRPSSRDVRRPFRRHVAASIGIHQRQSLELHGQQQIQQSAELQMDNGKDKTKLARLLRKHILTQRRNRRVSTCTPFSIDVGRPVSTTIDIASS; encoded by the exons ATGATTGATGATATAGACAATGCCAAACATGCTCGATTGATAAGAAAACATATACTTGCCCAAAGGAGAAATCGGCGAGGATTAGCCTCTTCTCCGTTCCCGAGAGATGTACAACAAAGGGTCGCAATACAAAACTTGGAATCAACAAATG GTACTCAACAAAGACAAATTTTGGATCTTAACATCCAACAGCAAACACACCAATATGCCAGACTGCATAGCAATGATGGTAAAGACAAAGCTAAACTTGCTCGATtcttaagaaaaaatataatgaTCCAAAGGAGAAATGGACGAGCATCAACCTCTAGATCGTCGTCCATAGATGTTAGAAGACTCGTGACTGCTAGCATTG GTATTCGACAAAGACAAAATTTGGAACTTCATGTCCAGCAACAAACACATCAATCTGGCTTAGTGAAAATTGATGATGGTAAAGACAAAGCTAAAGTTGCTCGATTGTTAAGAAAAGATATACTAACCCAAAGGAGAAATCGACGCGCATCAACCTCTAGACCGTCATCCAGAGATGTTAGAAGACCCTTTAGAAGACATGTGGCTGCTAGCATTG GCATTCATCAAAGACAAAGTTTGGAGCTCCATGGTCAACAACAAATACAACAATCTGCCGAACTACAAATGGACAATGGTAAAGACAAAACTAAACTCGCTCGATTGCTAAGAAAACATATACTTACCCAAAGGAGAAATCGACGCGTATCAACCTGTACACCGTTCTCCATAGATGTTGGAAGACCCGTGAGTACTACCATTG ACATTGCATCCAGCTGA
- the LOC110799968 gene encoding ATP-dependent DNA helicase RRM3-like, with amino-acid sequence MTHGSCGTLNPKCPCMHDGRCTKYYPKDFNDDTIIGEDGYPQYRRRNNGRVAQKNGHTIDNTSIVPYNVDLLVKYQAHINVEVCNKYTCTKYLFKYMNKGPDMALATVQEVTDSGMPGGQQANPEPPRDEIKSYLQCRYVSAAEACWRVFGFPIQYKYPPVQRLSCHLEEEQIVMFEDHEPLDQVLERVGPAKTPLTGWMEANRKYPEARKLTYHDFPTEWVWQSKERKWKGRDEGFKIGRIYYVHPASGELHYLRMLLNIVTGSTSFADIRTVNGVEFATFKEACNALGLLEGDSEWHEALKAASSWAHAPQLRELFATILIFCEVTSPSDLWEKNWELLSDDVQYRQRKRFNSPNIVLTTNQVQNYALYEIELILNRNNRSLTNYGSMPFPDMSLVQQTSNRLILEEQMFDIATLADEASNLEAGLNPEQSSVYHQILEVIENRIGGVFFIYGSGGTGKTYLWSTLISRIRSQGHIVIAVVSSGIAALLLHCGRTAHSRFSIPIHLNENSCCRIPQGSNLAFLIQRARLIIWDEAPMVHRHAFEAVDRTLRDIMQTVNPSASDRPFGGKTVVLGGDFRQILPAVPRKGREDIVDASVSRSPTIWPHCIMFKLTTNMRLRGSSTTVGLEQMQAFSKWVLDVGDGKIPTTAKNGEDEGSWIQIPTDLLVKDHEDNKVALVEEIYPDLLHNYRDIKYLAERAILAPKNEYVDEINNYVLSMIPGVEGVYKSADRVSPLTNRSSVDEDLYPTEFLNTLQFPGIPNHEIRLKVGCPIILLRNINQVEGLCNGTRLIITRLEAIVIEAQVVTGKNVRRRVSIPWVEMTPSNHALPFTMKRRQFPVKVCFAMTINKSQGQTFNRVGAY; translated from the coding sequence ATGACTCATGGGTCGTGTGGTACGTTGAACCCAAAATGTCCATGTATGCATGATGGGCGTTGTACAAAGTACTATCCTAAAGACTTCAACGACGACACAATCATTGGAGAAGACGGTTACCCACAATACAGAAGAAGAAACAATGGTCGGGTAGCACAAAAGAATGGCCACACAATTGATAATACCTCCATTGTGCCATACAATGTGGACTTGCTGGTGAAGTATCAAGCACACATCAACGTCGAAGTATGCAACAAATACACATGTACCAAATACCTGTTCAAGTACATGAACAAGGGTCCAGATATGGCACTAGCAACAGTTCAAGAAGTCACAGATAGTGGAATGCCAGGAGGACAACAAGCCAATCCTGAACCCCCAAGAGACGAGATAAAATCGTACTTGCAATGCAGATATGTATCTGCTGCAGAAGCATGCTGGAGAGTATTTGGCTTCCCAATACAATATAAATACCCCCCAGTTCAACGCTTAAGTTGTCACCTAGAGGAAGAACAAATAGTGATGTTTGAAGATCATGAGCCACTGGATCAAGTGCTTGAAAGAGTAGGACCAGCAAAGACTCCTCTCACCGGATGGATGGAAGCAAATAGGAAGTACCCAGAAGCAAGAAAACTGACATACCACGATTTCCCAACTGAATGGGTATGGCAAAGCAAGGAAAGGAAATGGAAAGGAAGAGATGAAGGCTTCAAAATAGGGAGGATTTACTACGTCCACCCAGCATCAGGGGAGCTTCACTACTTACGTATGCTCCTTAATATAGTGACAGGATCAACAAGCTTTGCAGATATAAGAACAGTAAATGGCGTAGAATTTGCCACATTCAAGGAAGCTTGCAATGCTTTAGGGCTTCTAGAAGGAGATAGTGAATGGCATGAAGCTCTAAAGGCTGCGTCATCTTGGGCTCATGCCCCACAACTTAGAGAGTTGTTCGCCACAATCTTAATCTTCTGTGAAGTAACAAGTCCCAGTGACCTATGGGAGAAAAATTGGGAGCTACTATCAGATGATGTCCAATACCGGCAACGCAAGAGGTTTAATTCTCCAAACATTGTGCTAACAACAAACCAAGTGCAAAACTACGCATTATATGAGATAGAATTGATCCTTAACAGAAATAACAGGAGCCTCACGAACTATGGAAGTATGCCATTCCCGGACATGTCTTTGGTGCaacaaacatcaaacagattgaTATTGGAAGAGCAAATGTTTGACATCGCAACTCTAGCAGACGAAGCATCTAATCTAGAAGCAGGCCTAAATCCAGAACAAAGCTCTGTGTACCATCAGATACTAGAAGTAATAGAAAATAGAATAGGGGGGGTATTCTTCATTTATGGTAGCGGAGGCACAGGGAAGACATATTTGTGGAGCACCCTAATATCAAGAATTAGATCTCAAGGTCATATTGTAATCGCAGTGGTATCATCTGGAATTGCAGCATTATTACTTCACTGTGGAAGGACGGCACATTCACGCTTCAGCATCCCAATACATTTAAATGAGAACTCATGTTGCAGGATACCGCAAGGCTCAAACTTGGCATTTCTGATCCAAAGAGCAAGGCTTATAATATGGGATGAAGCTCCCATGGTCCACAGGCATGCCTTTGAGGCAGTGGACCGCACTCTACGTGATATTATGCAGACAGTAAACCCAAGCGCTTCAGACAGGCCATTTGGAGGAAAGACGGTTGTATTAGGAGGCGATTTTAGACAAATCTTACCGGCGGTGCCACGAAAAGGAAGAGAAGACATTGTTGATGCATCGGTCAGTAGGTCTCCAACAATATGGCCTCATTGCATCATGTTTAAGCTGACTACAAACATGAGATTGCGGGGAAGCTCAACCACTGTTGGATTAGAACAAATGCAGGCTTTTAGCAAATGGGTCCTAGATGTGGGTGATGGAAAAATACCTACTACTGCCAAAAACGGGGAAGATGAGGGCAGTTGGATTCAAATACCAACTGACCTACTGGTAAAAGACCATGAAGATAACAAGGTAGCCCTTGTGGAAGAAATATATCCAGACCTTCTTCACAACTACAGAGACATCAAATACCTTGCTGAAAGGGCGATTTTAGCACCTAAAAACGAATATGTAGATGAAATAAACAACTACGTTCTCTCGATGATTCCAGGAGTGGAAGGTGTATATAAAAGTGCTGATAGAGTAAGCCCCCTCACAAATAGAAGCTCAGTCGATGAAGATCTATACCCAACAGAGTTCCTCAACACACTGCAATTCCCCGGCATCCCAAATCATGAGATACGACTAAAGGTAGGTTGCCCAATAATCCTACTTAGAAACATCAACCAGGTTGAGGGATTATGCAATGGAACAAGGCTCATCATAACACGGTTGGAAGCAATTGTAATTGAAGCACAAGTGGTAACCGGGAAGAATGTAAGACGCAGAGTGTCCATTCCCTGGGTAGAGATGACACCGTCTAATCACGCACTGCCATTCACTATGAAGCGCAGACAATTCCCCGTCAAGGTATGCTTTGCAATGACAATCAACAAAAGCCAAGGTCAAACGTTCAACCGCGTAGGTGCGTATTAG
- the LOC110799971 gene encoding uncharacterized protein isoform X1, whose translation MFDEHNELAKVFRMARERFQESDLQPVNIRLIGTRAKDGRQYNLPTTSEVAALIVGICDTEKGPRDVIIEDKHFGLKRISELHPSFMAMQYPLLFPYGEDGYRTEIPHTDVEQTGRRVRTTVTMREYYAFRFQQRKKEAKTRFQLGRLNQQQQVDAFTCIQEGRLEWVRGNQKKLRKDVLRELADAVSRGDTTPASVGQRVILAASFMGSPRFMIQNYHDALAICRWAGPPDLFITMTCNPRWPEVRDFLSLIPGQKPEDRPDIIARVFKIKLDELMVDLTKRNICGRTKAGKYNPIFYENIYVQSETKHFKMFYIYACAPFVFGLMWHMLLYYVL comes from the coding sequence ATGTTTGATGAGCATAATGAACTGGCAAAAGTATTCAGAATGGCCAGGGAAAGGTTCCAGGAGTCTGATTTACAACCTGTGAATATTCGCTTGATCGGAACAAGAGCAAAAGATGGAAGACAATACAACCTCCCTACAACTTCAGAGGTTGCGGCTTTGATAGTGGGTATATGTGATACAGAAAAAGGGCCTAGGGATGTCATTATCGAGGACAAACACTTTGGTCTGAAAAGGATATCCGAGCTTCACCCAAGTTTCATGGCAATGCAATATCCACTTCTTTTTCCATATGGAGAAGATGGGTATAGGACAGAAATCCCCCACACTGATGTGGAACAAACGGGGAGAAGGGTAAGAACTACAGTGACTATGAGAGAATACTACGCATTTCGCTTTCAACAGAGAAAGAAGGAGGCAAAAACAAGATTCCAATTGGGGAGACtaaaccaacaacaacaagttgATGCCTTCACATGCATCCAAGAAGGTAGATTAGAATGGGTAAGAGGCAACCAAAAAAAGCTTCGCAAAGATGTGCTACGTGAATTGGCGGATGCTGTTTCTCGAGGAGACACAACTCCTGCATCTGTAGGACAACGTGTCATACTAGCTGCATCCTTCATGGGAAGCCCGAGATTCATGATTCAAAACTATCACGACGCCCTAGCTATTTGCAGATGGGCTGGCCCTCCAGATTTGTTCATCACTATGACATGTAATCCGAGATGGCCAGAGGTCAGGgatttcttatccttgattcCCGGTCAAAAACCAGAAGACCGACCTGATATTATCGCTCGAGTTTTCAAGATAAAGCTTGATGAACTGATGGTGGACCTCACCAAAAGAAATATTTGCGGCCGCACTAAAGCAGGTAAATATAATCCAATTTTTTACGAAAACATATATGTCCAATCAGAAACTAAACACTTTAAAATGTTCTACATATATGCATGCGCTCCGTTTGTGTTTGGGTTGATGTGGCATATGTTATTATATTATGTCTTATAA
- the LOC110802415 gene encoding uncharacterized protein: MVDVPLQQIVRIEATQPESIEEAMVKNRKTIKEVQQLYMEGEENEEHMNTYTCVEKITFIHDQECGWMYTSCNNCKSRVDENQYNNKCQDFPEFPINRYRIIATIDDGNATMTVAIFDKDVEKIIANPIASMMKIYDQEKGVEKVSNELQQCVGKTCTLKLKVNNKSYIQELTAIKVFHVETEEKITTKRHGKEKLKEIKKRRANQTKNTRTIGSTHQQRRSLQRAYHQLQTKTQYNRRTTKPTTK; encoded by the exons ATGGTTGATGTGCCGCTACAACAAATAGTTCGAATAGAAGCCACCCAGCCAGAGAGTATCGAGGAGGCGATGGTCAAGAATCGGAAAACAATCAAAGAAGTACAACAACTATACATGGAAGGAGAAGAAAATGAG GAACACATGAACACTTATACTTGCGTGGAAAAAATAACATTCATCCACGACCAAGAGTGCGGTTGGATGTACACTTCATGCAACAACTGCAAATCAAGAGTAGATGAGAATCAATACAACAACAAATGCCAAGATTTCCCAGAATTCCCCATCAACAG GTACCGAATAATTGCCACAATTGATGACGGAAACGCAACGATGACTGTGGCGATCTTTGACAAAGACGTGGAAAAAATTATTGCAAACCCTATAGCATCAATGATGAAGATTTATGATCAG GAAAAGGGGGTCGAGAAGGTTTCAAATGAACTACAACAATGCGTAGGGAAGACATGTACACTCAAGCTCAAAGTCAACAACAAAAGCTACATACAAGAGTTAACTGCTATAAAGGTCTTCCATGTTGAGACAGAGgaaaaaataacaacaaaacgACACGGGAAGGAGAAActcaaagaaataaaaaaaaggagggCCAACCAAACAAAAAACACAAGAACAATAG GGTCGACACACCAACAGAGGAGATCCCTACAACGAGCATATCACCAACTACAAACCAAGACCCAATACAACAGGCGGACGACGAAACCAACTACTAAATGA